Proteins encoded within one genomic window of Candidatus Brevundimonas colombiensis:
- a CDS encoding chemotaxis response regulator protein-glutamate methylesterase — translation MSPVRVLVVDDSLTMRGLISAALRSDPEIEVVGTAADPIEARAAIKALNPDVVTLDVEMPNMNGLEFLEKIMRLRPMPVVMVSTLTAAGTDVTLAALEIGAVDAVAKPAVAGPGAFHELIGKVKTAARSRVRARGDTPAAAQAPGAYRPAPDHVLAIGSSTGGVEALLTVLSGFPADCPATVITQHMPASFTASFAARLDRVCAPRVTEAVDGAPVQPGHIYLAPGGATHLEVSPGLTPRCRLIPSDPVNGHRPSVDVLFESVVRLKRPMTGVILTGMGRDGARGLLAMRQAGGRTLGQDEASCVVYGMPKAAFELGAVERQLPLHRLSPAILELCADPAARSVA, via the coding sequence ATGAGCCCCGTGCGCGTCCTGGTGGTCGACGACAGCCTGACCATGCGCGGCCTGATCTCGGCCGCCCTGAGGTCGGACCCTGAGATCGAGGTCGTCGGCACAGCCGCCGATCCCATCGAGGCGCGCGCCGCCATCAAGGCGCTGAACCCCGACGTCGTCACCCTGGACGTCGAGATGCCCAATATGAACGGGCTGGAATTCCTGGAAAAGATCATGCGCCTGCGGCCGATGCCGGTGGTCATGGTCTCGACCCTTACGGCGGCCGGGACCGACGTGACCCTGGCCGCGCTTGAGATCGGCGCCGTGGACGCGGTGGCCAAGCCGGCGGTCGCCGGCCCCGGCGCTTTCCACGAGCTGATCGGCAAGGTGAAGACCGCCGCCCGGTCCCGCGTGCGTGCGCGTGGCGACACGCCCGCCGCCGCCCAGGCGCCCGGCGCCTATCGCCCCGCGCCCGATCACGTCCTGGCTATCGGCTCGTCCACCGGCGGGGTGGAGGCGCTTCTGACCGTGCTCAGCGGCTTTCCCGCCGACTGCCCCGCCACCGTGATCACCCAGCATATGCCGGCGAGCTTCACCGCCAGTTTCGCCGCGCGCCTGGACCGCGTCTGCGCGCCGCGCGTGACCGAGGCCGTCGACGGCGCCCCGGTTCAGCCGGGGCATATCTATCTGGCGCCGGGCGGGGCGACGCATCTGGAGGTCTCGCCCGGCCTGACCCCGCGCTGTCGGCTGATCCCCAGCGATCCCGTCAACGGCCACCGCCCCTCGGTGGATGTCCTGTTCGAGTCCGTCGTCCGGCTGAAGCGGCCGATGACGGGCGTCATCCTGACCGGCATGGGCCGCGACGGGGCCAGGGGCCTTTTGGCCATGCGTCAGGCCGGCGGCCGCACCCTGGGCCAGGACGAGGCGTCCTGCGTCGTCTATGGCATGCCCAAGGCCGCCTTCGAACTGGGCGCCGTGGAGCGGCAACTGCCGCTGCACCGCCTGTCCCCCGCCATTCTCGAACTGTGCGCCGACCCGGCCGCACGATCAGTCGCCTAA